The genomic window TCACGAAGACGAATGCAGGACCGCTTCCACTCAAAGCCGTTACAGCTGCGAGGTCCTTTTCACGGACCTCAACTATGTCGCCCATCGTAAGAAGAATTCTCTCCACTTCTCTCTTCTCCCTTCCGGTCAAAGAAGTCGAGCAGACGAATCCCGTCATCCCTCGTCCGATAGCGCTCGGAACATTTGGCATGATCCTTGCAATCTTCTCCAGTCCTGTATTCTTCGAAATGACCTTGATTTCTATCCCGGTGATAGTACTGATAACCACCGGACCGTCGTTCTTTCCGTTAATTATCTCCAGGAATAGCTCCCCACAGTCTTGAGGTTTCACCGAAATGATCACGTGGGTGCAATTGGAAAGAACTTCATCTGGACTCTTTGCGATTACCACTTTTTCACTTTCGGCAGAAAGACCGGAGAGTCTGTCGAGATTTCTGTCCAGCAAGTAAAGCTTCTCAAGGTCATGCAGCTCGTGAAGCAGTCTGTTCGCAAAAATACCACCTATGTTGCCAACACCAATAATGCCTATTTTCATTTTCCCCTCCTGAATAGCTGTCTAGCGAGAATTAACTATAGTCGAGAAATTGGAGAAGATTCTCAGCAACTCTTCTTCAGAACCAAGTTCGATTTCCTCTGGATGGAACTGCACACCGAATCGCGATCCGTCAAGAGAAGCTATCCCTTGTATGAAGGTCGATTCCCCCCATGCAATTTGATAATAGCCACCGGGAATGTATGGAAGGCCATAGTTGTGACGCTGATAGGCATTCACTTCCGATTTCATTCCCATGAACAGCTCATTCGAAGTGTCCAACCTAACCTTTGATACTCCGAGCTCACGCGAGGCTACCAAGGATTCCTGAAAGAGCCGAGCCAAGATTTGCATTCCCAGACAAATACCCAGAACAGGACCATGAAAATCCTTAACAAATGAGGCTCCCCAAGAAAGAGAACCACCATCGAAATACTCGCTCATCGAGAAGCCTCCTGACAGAACCAGACCATCACATCCCGATCCATCTTCAGGAAAGCCCTCAAGAAATATCCTCCAGGTTCTGTATGCTACGCCTGCTGTCTCCAAAGCGCTTTCAACAGGCGATACAGATGTCCCAAAATCGGTGTCGTTCACCAAGATGCAAATCACAGAGTCTCCCCCCTCTGTTTTGCGGCAATTATAGCACTTTATCTTGTGGTAGCTGTCCGCAAAATGAAAAGCAGATCATTTATGATTTGAAACGACTTCAGACCTTCAAACTCAGGGAAGTAAAGAACTGCGGATAAACTACTAACCTCTCTTACCAAGCAAGCTGTTGAAAATGAAGACTTCACCTCCCGATTTCGTTGTGATGGTCTTATAGGCGATTTCGTGATAAGCCCTTATTCTCCTAACCGTTCTGGTGCTTGATCGCATGGCGATAGAATCGGTTATAGCCTGGTTATGGGTGAAGCGAACACCCTTCAGGAATGAACCGTCAGTTATTCCGGTAGCGCTGAAGACAACCTCCTCACCATCAATCAGATCCTTTGTTCGATAGACTCTATCAAGCTCAAACGAAGAATTTTCTACCTTTTCAATCTCTTCTGAATCTCTTGGCCAGCACTTCACCTGGATCTCACCACCCATACACTGAAGTGCCGCTGCAGCCAGAACTGCTTCTGGAGAGCCTCCAACGCCCATGTAGATTTCTGTCCCTCCATCAGGAAGAGCAGTCGCGATTGCCGCAGCAATGTCTCCATCATTGATCAGTCTGATTCTTGCACCGACAGCTCTAACGGCTTCAACGAGAGGGTAGTTTCTCTCTCGATCGAGCATTGTCACCGTCAGTTCCGATACTTTGACACCAAGGATAGCTGCCGCGATACGGAGGTTTTCTCGTGGAGTTGCGTCGATATCCAGGTTTCCTGCAAGCTCCTTTCCAACCGCCAATTTGTCTACATAGTAGGTTGGTAAGGGAGCTACCTTGCCTCCTTCGGTTGCTGCAATCACGCTTAACGCATTAGATCTTCCATTCGCAACCAACCTGGTTCCATCTACCGGGTCAACAGCGATAAGGACTTCCGGATCGTCGTCATTCCACTTTCCAACATGCTCTCCGGCAGCCAGCATTGGTGCATCGTCCTTTTCTCCTTCGCCAATGATTATGGTTCCCTTCATGTCGAGCAAATCTAAAATACCTCTCATTGCATCTACAGCTCTTTGATCTACTGCTTCTTTGTTACCGCGGCCAAGATAAACACTAGAAAAAAGGGCCGCCGCCTCTGTCACCCTCACCATATCTAGGGTTATTTCTGCAATCAAGACTATCACCCCCCATGTGATAATCATAGCACCGGAATAAGGCTTTTTTGCTGAATGATTTCAGCGCCCGTTTTCGAATTCTGTAGTTGTCAGAAACATTGCGAAGCGTTTGTGCTTTTTCGGAACCGATATTTGCTGCAAATCACTGCTCATTCTGTACAGAAGACCGTTGTGAGAAACGATAACAGAGCTTGGACGATTAGAATCTTTCCTGATTCTGCGGCAATCAATATCTGTATCCATTGATCTCTCAATGATCACGACCCACACTTTCTTGATAGGCAACTAATCCCGATTTTCAGTGATATGATCTTTCTAGATGATCGCAGGAGAACGCTTCCGGTTGTGAAGAATACTGGACCGGTCTTTTAAGTGATCAAAAGGAGGGAATTGTATGCGTAAGCTGTTGATAGCAGGCTATCTATTTATTGCACTGGCCGTTGTCTTCTCCTATACGGTCGATCTTCCTGAGCAGATCTTTGTTTCTCAAGGGAAACTGATCTCCGTTCTTGGAGAGAATGTAATTGAGGATTCCGAAATCTGTGCCGTAAATGTACAGATACCTTCAGTCAATGGACTTAGAGACAGACCTTTCGAGCAGTTTCTGAATTCTACTATCGAGGGTGAAATATCCCAGTATAGAAGCGAAATCGAGGAATTGGCCCGGAAAGCTTTTGAAGAGTCTAAGACTTCTGAGTGGCCATTCAGAACTTTCGATGTCTATGTTGTTTACTCCGCTTATCTTAGTGATGGAATTCTAAGCATAGACATGGTCTTCAGTGAGTTCACCGGAGGCGCACATCCAAACGCATCGAGAAGAACGTATAACATCGATCTGGAGAAGTCCCGACTTGTTGCTTTGCACAACATTCTCGGAAGCAAAAAAACTGAAGAGAAATTGAACGGATTGATTAAGGAAGAAATCTCTGCCCGCGATGATCTCTGGCCTGAGTACTTTGAAGGAGTCACGTCGGATCAGGGCTTCTACCTTAAGGGAGGAAGGCTTTGCATTTACTTCCAACCGTACGAAATCGGTCCCTGGGCAGTTGGAATGCCTGAGTTTTGTTTTTCGCTTGAGGAGTTGCTTGGCAACTGATGACTCTTACCTAGCTTGCATTCCAAAGTGATTTCTATGCTTATCTCTGAGTGAACGCTCGTTGACACCAATAATCATTGATGGTAAAGTTTTATTGCTGGCCGAGGTGGTGGAACTGGCAGACGCGGCGGACTCAAAATCCGCTGGGGTTGAGAGCCCCGTGCGGGTTCGATTCCCGCCCTCGGCACCAGAGGAAGGCTTAGCCTTCCTCTTTTCGTTGAAAAGGTTTTCATTTGTGCTTTAATGAAGTGTGGAGGTGTGTGTTTGCAGTTCCTTGATTTTGATCTCCAGGAAAAAGACCTCTTTTCTGCAGCCGATGAGCTCATACAGCGAACGCAATTGGGAGTGAGATCACATGTGCTTACGCTCAACGCCTTGATTGCTTATGAATACATCAACAACGAAGAATACAAGAAGGCTCTGAGTACAGTCAATTATGTAGTTCCCGATGGCAGCGGTGTGCTGAAAGCGATCAAGCTGATTTCAAAACAAAGAATTGAAAGAGTACCCGGAATAGACCTAATGCTGAAAATCTGCGAACTTTCATCCGAGGCGGGTCAAAAGATATTCCTTCTGGGGTCGAAAGAGAGTATCGTAACAAAGACTACCGAAAAACTAAAACAAAGATTTCCACTAATAGACATCGTTGGGTATCACAGCGGCTTTTTCACACGAGAGGAAAGTGATACAATCGTTTCGAAAATAAACAATTCATCAGCGGATATTGTTTTTGTCGGTATGGGTGTTCCAAGACAAGATATCTGGATTGCGAAGAACCTTGACAGACTTAATGCCATGCTTTTGATGGGAGTCGGTGGATCGTTTGATGTTATCTCAGGCGATCTGAAGAGAGCTCCTTTGTTCATGCAGAAAGCCGGCCTTGAGTGGCTGTACAGGATATTTCAAGAACCAGGAAAACGACTCAAGATTATCCCGAAATTATTCAGCTTTGAGTGTTACGTTATCAGATCCTATTTCAAATCAAGAAGAGGTGGTTCCAGATGATCGTAACTAATGTTTTGGCATTCACAAATGATCTAAAGAACCCTCTTGTGGATGATGCTTTGGTTAGATTTGAGAATGGGAAGATCACTTTTGTCGGACCGAGGAGAGAGTACAGCATCCAAGAAGACGAAGAGATAATCGACGGCGAAAAGGGAATTCTCTTGCCTTCGTTTTTTAATGCACATTACAGCGTCTATTCCAGCATCTCCCCATATCCATTGAAACTTCTTAAAGATAATCAGACTAACAAAAGCTTTTTCAGCAATCTGCTGGAATCCGTCAGAAGCGAGATTAACCCTTCTTTAGTAAGGCTTTCTGCGGAAGTTGCCGTATTGAAAGCAATCAGGAGTGGTTCTGTCGCAATCAGCAGCCCAATAGTCGATCATCCTGAAATCGATCCAACATTCTACAAGGAAGTCGCAGCCAAGTACGGAGTTTACCTTGCTGTCGGACCTGTATTGACCGAGGAGACAATTGACAACGTCGCGGGGCGCTGGGAAAGCGTTACTCGCGATTCCACGTTCTGCCCAATAGTCTACGTAAGTGAGCTTGCCACCTATAGCGAAGATAGCCTGAGAAAATTGAGGGAGCTGTACGAAAAAGGGATGAATCTGAACCTCTTCATTTTCGACATGAAGAGAGAGAATGAGACTTGTCTTCTCAGGTGGGGAGAGAGTCTTATAGAGAGACTCCTGAAAAACGGTATCCTTGGACCCGAATGTGGTGTCATCTACGGAGGTAATCTAAGCGAAACTGACATGGATATTATCTCTTCCCGGAGAATCTTCGTGACGAAATCACTTAGATCAGAAATGTACGCAGGTAGCTTTCAGTCAAACATATCCGACCTACTCGGTCGGGGGATGCAAGTTTGTTTGGGCACAGGATTCATTGGTTCGGATATGTTTGGAGAGGCAAAGGAAGTTATTCTTACTGAAAGGTACCACAGGGGTTTCGACAATTATGTCATCGATTATGAGATAAGAAAGACTCTCTTCGATAACAACCACAGGTTGTTCCAGAGGTTGTTCGGAAAAAGTACGGGAGTGCTTAAAGAAGGCTATTCGGCCGACCTGGCGTTGTCGAGGTCCTGCCTTGACCTGGAAAAGTTCGATCCTCATTTGCCTATAACACTTCAATTGGTCCTGAAATCGTCCTTTGACACGAGTTTTGATAAGGTTTGGAATTCAGGGGAATTGATTCTTGACAAAGGTTTCCCTCAGAGGATTTCGAAGAAAGAGCTTAAAGATCTCTCTAAGGAGCTCAGAAACCTGGAATTGTGATCTCGCCGGACTTCTTGTAAACTTCAATTGCGTGCCTTATTGCAGAGGCACGCTTTTCGCCAATTCCGTCGACATCCATCAGTTCGTCTTCCGTTCCCTCAAGAAGATTAGATAGCGTCCCAAATTCCTTGCCCAGGTTTATTGCGACCTGAAGAGGAATTCTAGGTATATGCCGAGCAAAACGTATTCCTCTTGATCTAATGAAATACTCAACAGCCTGAGAGGCAGTGTTAATTTCGTATCCAAGATGTCTCAATATTACCCCGAAACTGCTTATCTCTTTTTCGCTTAGATTCCTCAATTTTCCAATTGCCTCTTCAAGATTATCCTGATCAAGCAACTGTTCACTGAAATCCAGGACGAGACTTTCGATTTCTTCATTAACATTCACCAAAATCTCTGCTAGTTGCAATGCAGGAAATCTTCCGTGGTTACCTAATTCGGCTATTGTAAACTCTGCTTCCTCGCAAATTTGAAGGACCATCAGTCCCTTTTGTATTGTCTTAACAACATCAAAGAGCGTGAGTGAACCTGCTCGCTCCATGAATTCTATTCCCTGCAGCGCCTCAATGAAGGCCTCTTTGTACTTCTCTGCCGTTCTTATTGTCTGAGTTATTTTGGAGGTAAGCGTCTCAACACTGTTCAAGGTATAAGTGTAATCGCCCAAAAAGATAGTCATCGTATTTCTTCTCTTTGAAACTGCAACAAGCATCTTGCCAGTCTCTTTAGCCATTCTTTCGGCAGCCCTGTGCCTCATGCCTGTCTGATTGGTCGGGATCGTGTGATCGGGAATCAGCTGAACGTTAGCTCCAACTATCGTTGTGAGATCATCATCCACCACGATCGCACCATCCATTTTGGCTAACTCATACAACTTGTTAGGATTGAACTGGCAGTTCAGAAGAAACCCTATCTGCATAAGCTGACCATACTTCTTGTAGTCATCGACAAAGAAAATCAGACCTCCCACGCTGGCATCCTGTATATCATCGAGAGCATGTCTTAACGGAGTCCCCGGCGCAATCTTCTTGATTTTCTCTATTAGTTCACTCCTTTCCACTCTTCATACCTCCGATGATTTTCAAGAGTTGCTTCACATCTTTTATACCATTTCTTCCCTCTGGCGAGACTATCCTTGAGAAAGATGATTTTCTAGCTCTCTCCAGCCTCTTCTCTGTTGAAGATACTGAGCGAATGGTCCCGTCGAGGCCGATCTCACCAAAAAAGCCTACACCTTCAGACAATGATGTATCGGAGTACGAAGATATCAAAGCTGCTGCAATTGCTAAGTCAACACCGGTATCCTCTATCTGAAGCCCTCCTGCAACGTTAAGGTATAGATCAAGACTGTCCAGTGGAATACCCGCCCTCTTATTCAGCACGGCGCTTACGAGAAGCAGTCTTTCTAGTGGCACTCCGGTTGATAGCCTCCTGGGGGTTCCATATACTGGTTTCGAAACGAGCGCCTGAACTTCTACCAGAAAGGATCTTGAGCCTTCGTAGACAACCGATACTACGTTGCCGGGAGCACTTGTGTAATCCTCAACAAAGAGGCTACTTATGTCAGGAACCTCTTTCAGCCCTTCCGCAGTCATTTCGAAGACGGCGATTTCATCGGATGGACCAAATCGATTCTTCACGGTTCTAAGGAACCTGTATCCCGTCTTGCTTGATTCGAAATAAAGGACTGTGTCGACAAGATGCTCCACAAGCTTTGGACCAGCGATTTGCCCACCTTTAGTTATGTGAGATACTATCATAACAGGTATTTCAGAGGTCTTCGCCAGTGAAACGAGCATGTTTGCACACTCCTTGACTTGCACCACAGAACCGGGTAATGAAGGAGCGCTGGACACCCTTATGGTCTGCAATGAATCTACCACCAGCATACCGTACTTTCCAATCTCAAGCGATCTGAGAGCGTCTATTTCGTTAGTGGATACAACTTCTATTCGTTCCTTGTTTAGTAGCCAAAGTCTGTCGCCCCTCAACTTCAGTTGATGGACAGATTCCTCCCCAGATAAATAAAGAACGGGTCTCTCATCTGCCACCAAGTCTGATAGTTGCAGCATCAGAGTAGACTTCCCAATTCCAGGTTCTCCACTGACAAGAATTGCGCTACCGGGTACTATACCGCCGCCAAGAGATCTGTTCAACTCTTCGATGTGAGTGTCTATTCTCAAGGATTCTCTAGTGTCGATTTCAGAGAGAGGTCTAGCCTCTAGGTCTGCAATCGAGGAAGCTTCTTCGCGGCTTCCTTCTGCAGTAAAAGACACCGCGGTATTCCACTCGCCGCAGGAAGGGCAACGGCCGAACCAGGCAGGGGAATCATAACCACAGACTTCGCAAACGTAACTTCTTCTCTTCTTCATCATTTACAACCGCTTTGCTGCGGCTATTGCACCCCCTATCCTTAGATTCCAGAAAGGGGGGCGAGAAACTGCCCCCCTTTCTATCTTATCTGGAATGAGCTCTAGGTAACTGCTTTCACTTCAGTTTTCTCATCCTTCTTCTTCTTGAAGACGAGAACTCTGTTGTCAACTTCAGCCGTTATTAGATCCCCTTCTTGGAATCTTCCTCTGAGAAGTTCTTCGGAAAGAGGATCTTCAACGTACTTCTGGATAGCTCTCTTCAGTGGTCGAGCACCATATACAGGGTTGAACCCTTCATCGACCAGAAAGTCCTGAGCTGCTTCCGAAAGAAGCAATGTCAAGCGTTTCTCCTTAAGTCTCTTTCTCATATCGTTCATTAGTATATCGATTATCGACTTTATCTGAACTTTGGTTAGTTGATGGAATACTACTACCTCATCGAGTCTGTTAAGGAACTCAGGTCTAAAAGTTCGTTTTACCTCTTCGAGGACAGAAGTTTTCATGGCCTCATATTCTTTTTCCTCCTGAATAGACTCGACAAAACCTA from Mesotoga sp. Brook.08.105.5.1 includes these protein-coding regions:
- the proC gene encoding pyrroline-5-carboxylate reductase, whose translation is MKIGIIGVGNIGGIFANRLLHELHDLEKLYLLDRNLDRLSGLSAESEKVVIAKSPDEVLSNCTHVIISVKPQDCGELFLEIINGKNDGPVVISTITGIEIKVISKNTGLEKIARIMPNVPSAIGRGMTGFVCSTSLTGREKREVERILLTMGDIVEVREKDLAAVTALSGSGPAFVFVIVESLIDVGLKMGLSYDVARELILGTLGGSVELLKVKGNHPGEFRHLVTSPGGTTIEGIYSLEREGLRGTIMKALFDTYLRAREINSELEVTEDGSAK
- a CDS encoding glutamine amidotransferase, which produces MICILVNDTDFGTSVSPVESALETAGVAYRTWRIFLEGFPEDGSGCDGLVLSGGFSMSEYFDGGSLSWGASFVKDFHGPVLGICLGMQILARLFQESLVASRELGVSKVRLDTSNELFMGMKSEVNAYQRHNYGLPYIPGGYYQIAWGESTFIQGIASLDGSRFGVQFHPEEIELGSEEELLRIFSNFSTIVNSR
- the glpX gene encoding class II fructose-bisphosphatase, translated to MIAEITLDMVRVTEAAALFSSVYLGRGNKEAVDQRAVDAMRGILDLLDMKGTIIIGEGEKDDAPMLAAGEHVGKWNDDDPEVLIAVDPVDGTRLVANGRSNALSVIAATEGGKVAPLPTYYVDKLAVGKELAGNLDIDATPRENLRIAAAILGVKVSELTVTMLDRERNYPLVEAVRAVGARIRLINDGDIAAAIATALPDGGTEIYMGVGGSPEAVLAAAALQCMGGEIQVKCWPRDSEEIEKVENSSFELDRVYRTKDLIDGEEVVFSATGITDGSFLKGVRFTHNQAITDSIAMRSSTRTVRRIRAYHEIAYKTITTKSGGEVFIFNSLLGKRG
- a CDS encoding DUF3298 and DUF4163 domain-containing protein, producing the protein MRKLLIAGYLFIALAVVFSYTVDLPEQIFVSQGKLISVLGENVIEDSEICAVNVQIPSVNGLRDRPFEQFLNSTIEGEISQYRSEIEELARKAFEESKTSEWPFRTFDVYVVYSAYLSDGILSIDMVFSEFTGGAHPNASRRTYNIDLEKSRLVALHNILGSKKTEEKLNGLIKEEISARDDLWPEYFEGVTSDQGFYLKGGRLCIYFQPYEIGPWAVGMPEFCFSLEELLGN
- a CDS encoding WecB/TagA/CpsF family glycosyltransferase codes for the protein MCLQFLDFDLQEKDLFSAADELIQRTQLGVRSHVLTLNALIAYEYINNEEYKKALSTVNYVVPDGSGVLKAIKLISKQRIERVPGIDLMLKICELSSEAGQKIFLLGSKESIVTKTTEKLKQRFPLIDIVGYHSGFFTREESDTIVSKINNSSADIVFVGMGVPRQDIWIAKNLDRLNAMLLMGVGGSFDVISGDLKRAPLFMQKAGLEWLYRIFQEPGKRLKIIPKLFSFECYVIRSYFKSRRGGSR
- a CDS encoding amidohydrolase, which translates into the protein MIVTNVLAFTNDLKNPLVDDALVRFENGKITFVGPRREYSIQEDEEIIDGEKGILLPSFFNAHYSVYSSISPYPLKLLKDNQTNKSFFSNLLESVRSEINPSLVRLSAEVAVLKAIRSGSVAISSPIVDHPEIDPTFYKEVAAKYGVYLAVGPVLTEETIDNVAGRWESVTRDSTFCPIVYVSELATYSEDSLRKLRELYEKGMNLNLFIFDMKRENETCLLRWGESLIERLLKNGILGPECGVIYGGNLSETDMDIISSRRIFVTKSLRSEMYAGSFQSNISDLLGRGMQVCLGTGFIGSDMFGEAKEVILTERYHRGFDNYVIDYEIRKTLFDNNHRLFQRLFGKSTGVLKEGYSADLALSRSCLDLEKFDPHLPITLQLVLKSSFDTSFDKVWNSGELILDKGFPQRISKKELKDLSKELRNLEL
- the disA gene encoding DNA integrity scanning diadenylate cyclase DisA — protein: MERSELIEKIKKIAPGTPLRHALDDIQDASVGGLIFFVDDYKKYGQLMQIGFLLNCQFNPNKLYELAKMDGAIVVDDDLTTIVGANVQLIPDHTIPTNQTGMRHRAAERMAKETGKMLVAVSKRRNTMTIFLGDYTYTLNSVETLTSKITQTIRTAEKYKEAFIEALQGIEFMERAGSLTLFDVVKTIQKGLMVLQICEEAEFTIAELGNHGRFPALQLAEILVNVNEEIESLVLDFSEQLLDQDNLEEAIGKLRNLSEKEISSFGVILRHLGYEINTASQAVEYFIRSRGIRFARHIPRIPLQVAINLGKEFGTLSNLLEGTEDELMDVDGIGEKRASAIRHAIEVYKKSGEITIPGF
- the radA gene encoding DNA repair protein RadA, encoding MKKRRSYVCEVCGYDSPAWFGRCPSCGEWNTAVSFTAEGSREEASSIADLEARPLSEIDTRESLRIDTHIEELNRSLGGGIVPGSAILVSGEPGIGKSTLMLQLSDLVADERPVLYLSGEESVHQLKLRGDRLWLLNKERIEVVSTNEIDALRSLEIGKYGMLVVDSLQTIRVSSAPSLPGSVVQVKECANMLVSLAKTSEIPVMIVSHITKGGQIAGPKLVEHLVDTVLYFESSKTGYRFLRTVKNRFGPSDEIAVFEMTAEGLKEVPDISSLFVEDYTSAPGNVVSVVYEGSRSFLVEVQALVSKPVYGTPRRLSTGVPLERLLLVSAVLNKRAGIPLDSLDLYLNVAGGLQIEDTGVDLAIAAALISSYSDTSLSEGVGFFGEIGLDGTIRSVSSTEKRLERARKSSFSRIVSPEGRNGIKDVKQLLKIIGGMKSGKE